TGCGGTTGATGCGGTTGAATATTTGATGGGAGAGAAAGTTGAACTTGATTTGCGGTTATTTGTGCTTCAATTTGATTGAGTTGATTTTCTAACTTCGACAACTCTGTTTCTTCTTGTTGAAGCTGCTGTTCTAGTTGAAATTTATTTGTGCTACCAGCCTCAATGGCTAAGTCATTGCGTAGCTTTGCGATTTTAGCGTCGCGAAGATCCCACTCATTTTGCAGCCTTTCTCGTTTTTTTTCTAATCGAGATTGTTTTTCTTTGCTCAAGGGTTAGCGGTGGTGGATTTTTCGATTAGCGTGCGATCGCTTTTCATTATAATCCCAGTGTCTCGCTACTTCGTTAATGAGGATAAAAAGCTCATTAATGAGCATCCGAACCTCATTAATGAGGATAAAAAGCTCGTTAATGAGTCTCAGAACCTCATTAATGAGGATAAAAAGCTCGTTAATGAGTCTCAGAACCTCGTTAATGAGGAAAATAAGCTCATTAATGAGTATCAGAACCTCGTTAATGAGGAAAATAAGCTCGTTAATGAGCATCCGAACCTCATTAATGAGGATAAAAAGCTCGTTCACGGAGTTCTGAGACTCGTGAACGAGGATCGGGACTGTATTGATGAGATTTAAGGACTCGTAATTAACTACTTACTAATCACTCTCAACTTTTCACAGCGCACAACTTAATTCACCGGCTTTTTGGGTAAAGCGGCGATTCTCACGATAGTCTACAGGACAATCGATGACCGCCGGGACATCTTGAGCCAAGGCTTCTTTGAGTACGGGAATTAAATCGGTAGCAGCTTCAACTCTGTAACCTTTTAAACCCATGCTTTCGGCTAATTTGACAAAATCGGGATTACCAAAGCGGACAAAAGCTGACTGTCCAGGCCCAAAATGATTTTCTTGCTTCCACTCAATCAACCCATAGCCACCATCATTAAATATTAAGGTGACAAAGGGAGTACCAACACGCAATGCTGTTTCTAATTCCTGGCAATTCATCATAAAGCCACCATCGCCAGTTACAGCTACGATTTTGCGGTTTGGATATACGAGTTTTGCAGCTAAAGCACCAGGAATCGCAATACCCATTGCGGCAAAGCCGTTGGAAATAATGCAAGTATTCGGGCTATGACAATGATAATGGCGAGCCATCCACATTTTATGTGCGCCGACATCAGAGATGACAATATCATCTGGCCCCATCACTTGTCGCAAGTCATAAATTAGTTTTTGCGGTTTGATGGGGAAACCATCATCATAAGCGTGTTCTTCGTAATCTGCACGAATATTTCCGCGTAAGCTAATAGCGTAGGGATTGGGTTTACCTTGTCTGTCTGCTAACTTTAAGATTTCAATCAAAGAATCAGAAATATCGCCAATTACTTCTGCATAGGGAATATAACTGCTATCAATTTCCGCTGGACTAAGACCAATATGAATAACGGGAATTTTGCCGTCGGGATTCCATTTTTTCGGTGAGAATTCGATTAAATCGTAGCCAATAGCAATTACTAAATCTGTGTTATCAAAACCGCAGGTAATAAAATCTCGTTGTT
The genomic region above belongs to Calothrix sp. NIES-2098 and contains:
- a CDS encoding acetolactate synthase encodes the protein MNTAELLVQCLENEGVEYVFGLPGEENLHVLEALKNSSITFITTRHEQGAAFMADVYGRLTGKAGVCLSTLGPGATNLMTGVADANLDGAPLVAITGQVGTDRMHIESHQYLDLVAMFAPVTKWNKQIVRPSITPEVVRKAFKRSQSEKPGAVHIDLPENIAAMPVEGKPLHKDKIEKTYASFASIRAAAAAISQAVNPLILVGNGAIRAQASDAVTQFATQMNIPVANTFMGKGVIPYTHHLALWSVGLQQRDFITCGFDNTDLVIAIGYDLIEFSPKKWNPDGKIPVIHIGLSPAEIDSSYIPYAEVIGDISDSLIEILKLADRQGKPNPYAISLRGNIRADYEEHAYDDGFPIKPQKLIYDLRQVMGPDDIVISDVGAHKMWMARHYHCHSPNTCIISNGFAAMGIAIPGALAAKLVYPNRKIVAVTGDGGFMMNCQELETALRVGTPFVTLIFNDGGYGLIEWKQENHFGPGQSAFVRFGNPDFVKLAESMGLKGYRVEAATDLIPVLKEALAQDVPAVIDCPVDYRENRRFTQKAGELSCAL